The DNA window tcaccttaatttctcctttcctctttcgaaGGTACGGACGGaaacccctcgtcctccttctcaccctcctcctcttccttctgcaactcctcctcttcgtactctacctcttcctcctccacttccttccctctttatcatcaccttaatttctcctttcctctttcgaaGGTACGGACGGAAACCCCacgtcctccttctcaccctcctcctcttccttaaccAATTCTCGtaccctatctcttcctccttcacttccttccctccttatcatcaccttaatttcttattttcctctttcgaaGGAATGGACGGAAACCCATcgtactccttctctccctcctcctcctcttccttctccaattctcgtaccctacctcttcctcctccacttccttccctccttatcatcaccttaatttctcctttcctctttcgaaGGTACGGACGGaaacccctcgtcctccttctcaccctcctcctcctcttccttctccaattctcgtaccctacctcttcctcctccacttccttccctccttatcatcacattcatctcctttcctctttcgaaGGTACGGACGGaaacccctcgtcctccttctcaccctcctcctcttcgtactctacctcttcctcctccacttccttccctccttatcatcacattcatctcctttcctctttcgaaGGTACGGACGGaaacccctcgtcctccttctcaccctcctcctcttcgtactctacctcttcctcctccacttccttccctctttatcatcacattcatctcctttcctcttccgaaGGTACGGACGGaaacccctcgtcctccttctcaccctcatcctcttccttctccttgtccttctcgaACTCCTCTTCgtactctacctcttcctcctccacttccttccctccttatcatcacattcatctcctttcctctttcgaaGGTACGGACGGAAACCCCACGtcatccttctcaccctcctcctcttccttctccaattctcgtaccctacctcttcctcctccacttccttccctccttatcatcacattcatctcctttcctctttcgaaGGTACGGACGGaaacccctcgtcctccttctcaccctcctcctcttcgtactctacctcttcctcctccacttccttccctctttatcatcacattcatctcctttcctcttccgaaGGTACGGACGGaaacccctcgtcctccttctcaccctcctcctcttcgtactctacctcttcctcctccacttccttccctccttatcatcacattcatctcctttcctcttccgaaGGTACGGACGGaaacccctcgtcctccttctcaccctcctcctcttccttctccaattctcgtaccctacctcttcctcctccacttccttccctctttatcatcacattcatctcctttcctcttccgaaGGTACGGACGGaaacccctcgtcctccttctcaccctcatcctcttcgtactctacctcttcctcctccacttccttccctccttatcatcacattcatctcctttcctcttccgaaGGTACGGACGGaaacccctcgtcctccttctcaccctcctcctcttccttctccaattctcgtaccctacctcttcctcctccacttccttccctccttatcatcacattcatctcctttcctctttcgaaGGTACGGACGGAAACCCCACGtcatccttctcaccctcctcctcttccttctccaattctcgtaccctacctcttcctcctccacttccttccctctttatcatcacattcatctcctttcctctttcgaaGGTACGGACGGaaacccctcgtcctccttctcaccctcctcctcttccttctccaactcctcctcttcgtactctacctcttcctcctccacttccttccctctttatcatcaccttaatttctcctttcctctttcgaaGGTACGGACGGAAACCCCTCgtcctccatctcaccctcctcctcttccttctccaattctcgtacccaacctcttcctcctccacttccttccctccttatcatcaccttaatttctcctttcctctttcgaaGGTACGGACGGaaacccctcgtcctccttctcaccctcctcctcttccttctccaactcctcctcttcgtactctacctcttcctcctccacttccttccctctttatcatcacattcatctcctttcctctttcgtaGGTACGGACGGaaacccctcgtcctccttctcaccctcctcctcctcttccttctccaattctcgtaccctacctcttcctcctccacttccttccctctttatcatcaccttaatttctcctttcctctttcgaaGGTACGGACGGaaacccctcgtcctcctcttccctttcctcctccttgtccttctccaacTTCTCCTCTTCgtaccctacctcttcctcctccacttccttccctctttatcatcacattcatctcctttcctctttcgtaGGTATGGACGGAAACCCCTCGTCCTGATCGGCGCCCTGGCCTTCGTCTTCCTAGCGACAATTTCGACCTGGCTGCCCAACCTCTCGGCTCTCCTTGTTGCCCGGTTTCTCCTGGGTCTCCTGCAGCCTAACACGGCCAATACGGGTTATATCTTGGGTATGTATTACGGTTGGTGGATTTGTGTTTcttatttcttgattttgttgtttttgggttgtttttggttgtttgtttgtgtatttatgtatttgtttgttggatTTCTTGATGTATTTGTTTCTCTTGGGTCTCCTGCAGCCTAACACGGCCAATACGGGTTATATCTTGGGTATGTATTACGGTTGGTGGATTTGTGTTTcttatttcttgattttgttgtttttgggttgtttttggttgtttgtttgtgtatttatgtatttgtttgttggatTTCTTGATGTATTTGTTTCTCTTGGGTCTCCTGCAGCCTAACACGGCCAATACGGGTTATATCTTAGGTATGTATTACGGTCAGTGGgtttgtaattttattattttttcattttgttgtttgtttgtttgatttatttgtttgtattacgGTTGGTgggttcgtatttttttttatttcttgatttttttgtttgtttgatttatttgttttattacggTTGGTGGGttcataattttattttctttgtttcttgatttagttttgttattgtttgtttgtttgtttgagtatttatgtatttgtttgttggatTTCTTGATGTATTTGTTTCTCCTGGGTCCCCTGCAGCCTAACACGGCCAATAAGGGTTATATCTTAGGTATGTATTACGGTCAGTGGgtttgtaattttattattttttcatcttgttgtttgtttgtttgatttatttgtttgtatgacgGTTGGTGGGttcataattttattttctttgtttcttgatttagttttgttattgtttgtttgtttgtttgtttgtgtatttatgtatttgtttgttggatTTCTTGATGTATTTGTTTCTCTTGGGTCTCCTGCAGCCTAACACGGCCAATAAGGATTATATCTTGGGTATGTATTACGGTCAGTGGGTTtgtaattttcatttgtttttgtttcttgatatatttgtttgtttgtgtatttgtttgttggatttcttaatttgtttgttttgtttgtttgtgtatttatatatctgcttgtttgttagtttgttggtttatgtatctgtttgtttgtggtaaGTTTGCTTTTTTGAATTTATTTGTTgagtcgtgtgtgtttgtttgctttctgtgtatttatttgtttatttgttggttgattagtttgtgtatctgtttgtttgtttacttatctagacgtttattgatttttattttttatatgtatttatgtaattgttCCTTCGTtcgtttattaattaatttcttttgAATGGTGGTTATATCAAATTTAGGAGATTTgtgatttattcaattattttctaTAATCTaattgatggtgatattaatttaGAGGATTTGAATTTCATTAATAAACCTTTTTCAATTAATAATGGATGATTTATATTTCATTcagtagaaaaaaagaatgtgAATTTTGATTTGATAAATAAGGAAATGATATTTTGACTTAATTGACTGGTTAATGGTTTATTTGGGTCTGATTAATCAccaaaaaaatagatttaatttTATTGGTTTAGAATACCAATGAGTGAGGATGTGAGGATGTGAACTTCTGTATTGATAAAGGTGATTGCTGAAATAACATGACAATTATTGGTGGGTGATCTGGATTAGAATGATGAGCCTTTtcaagtgatgacaatgatataatgatagtaaggattaaaatgataatataaggaCGATAGccttaacagtaataatagtagtattagtagtggtagtagtagacgcaataataatgattataataataatgataaaagtaatgatgatgatgataataagagtaataataataataatagtaatgatagtagtagtgataatgatagtgacaataataaaagtaaaacaatgaataatacttattatagtaataataactagaagcactcagagaacgcatacctccgccaaggcaatagggtcactgatgcagaaaaatattcacacttgaaaaattatattgaaatcacctctttctaaagaccactggtgacgtccgtaaacacaaCCTCTTTGGCGAAGGTAATAAAGGCAACTAtgcaattaaaaaaaatcttgatctgatctggatcatgattcggatcaccaccaagATTTAAAGGCAGCCAAGTAAGGATAATACACAACTctggtaaatgataataataatgataagaatcgattcgtaactttttgagttatcctgctaaccagcaGAACAAAAACTAACCAAcacaaccaaaaacataaccttcttcaccgaggtaataataagaacagcccAAGTACTACAATTCATAAtcaccctaccaccaccaccaccaccaccaccaacaacaacaacaacaacaactacaactacaactacaactctCCCCCGGCAGCCATAGAGGTCGCCGAGCCTCGCTACCGCACCGCCCTCGGCATCATGCTGTTCATCCCTTGGGCCATCGGCGAAATGGTCCTGGGCGGCCTGGCTTATCTCATCCGGGACTGGAGGACGCTGCAGCTCACCGTGTCCGTCATCGGGGTGGTGATGCTGCCCTTCTTCTggtaggtggggagagagaggcagagagagcgagagagagagagagagagagagagagcgagagagagagagagagagagagagagagagagagagagagagcgagagaggcagagagagcgagagagaggcagagagagcgagagaggcagagagagcgagagagagagagaggcagagagagagagagagaggcagagagaggcagagagagcgagagaggcagagagagcgtaagagagagagaggcagatagagcgagagaggcagagagagcgagtgagagagagagagaggcagagagagcgagagagagaggcagagagagcgagagagagagagagcgagagaggcagagagagcgagagagcgagagaggcagaccgagcgagagagagagagagaggcagagagaccggcgagagagagagaggcagagagagcgagagagagagagaggcagagagagcgagagagaggcagagagagcgagagagagagagagaggcagagagagagagaggcagagagaacgagagaggcagagagagcgagagagagagagagaggcagagagagcgagaaagagagagagaccgacagagagagagagagaggcagagagaggcagagagagcgagagagagagagaggcagagagagcgagaggcagagagaggcagagagagcgagagagagagagaggcagagagagcgagagagagagagaggcagagagagcgagagagagagagagaggcagagagagcgagagagagagagagaggcagagagagcgagagagagagagaggcagagagagcgagagagagagagaggcagagagagcgagagagagaggcagagagagcaagTGCGGTTCTGGGAGGCAGCTAGAGGCGAGTCGTAGAGGCTttgcaattgcacacacacacacacacacacacacacacacacacacacacacacacacacacacacacacacacacacacacacacacacacacacgcacacgcacacgcacacgcacacgcacacgcacacgcacacagacgcacacacatacacacataataacatTTAGGTATTGCACATGCACACGGATGTGTTGTGGACGTTAATTTAATCACCTAGTCTGGATAGGCCTAAATATAGCCTCTGCAGCTGTGTTAATTATAGACCACCTTGATATATGAACCTCATGCTCTTGCGGATggcgaaaaggaaagaggaagagagagatggagataactTATAAATTAATATTTTTGTAATACTAAACAATAAGTAGAGGATGAGACAGAATGGGAAATGAAATTGGCATGTTCATTAATAGATATTTTAATGGTTGAACCTCAAGCACAGGTAGGTGAAAGTAatacagaaagaggaaggaaggagagggaatgagatagacggaaaggagatagggaaaggaatgAGAGCAAAGGAAGTGGCAATACAAAGAAATTTCACAAATTTCAGAAATTAGTCTCataccatctccctcttcctctctaatgTTTTcatcaacctcttccctctccttcttcttctcctccgccttttcttctacctcttcttctaatTCCTTTTCGTGGTTTCATATTCTCAATTGTCAATTCTTTCTGCTTTTTCCATTATatctcctactttccttcttcgaccttcctcccttttctccttatgttccttctccctcttcctcttcatcatcctcttactcccccccctcctccttcctctctcttctctcctcttatttcctttctcctcctcacttcctcttattcctttttcctcttgctctcattccttcccttatcctcttcctcctctcatcctttccttcctttctcttgccctcttcctcctccttctcccctcttcctttctttaccatTACATCTCCCTCCCCACAGGTTCATGGACGAGTCGCCTCGCTGGCTGGCCGTGAGAGGAGACCACGACCGAGCTGTGAAGATCCTGCAGAAGGCCGGGAAGTGGAACAAGGTGCCTCTCCCTCCTGAAGATGAGGTCAAGGCGCTCATGCGGCAAGAAGTGAGTCGGATGTtgcttgttttcgttttgttttgcgtgtgtgtgaagggggggattgggtatgtgtgagtgatggttttggtggtggtgctcAGAGGGTCCTGTCTGCCATATCTAAGCTACCATAATATTTCATAAGCAATTTTTTGGCACACCCAACGTTACTTGCGAGAGTGTTCTATGCTGCAGTAGTTCtgacagatacatagaaagatatacagacagatgtgTCATTTAACtcatttttactttctccttgAACAGCTTCCTCCAACGAAAGCTAAATGTGAAGATAGAAGTATGAAGACAGTAGTGACATCTTTCTTCCAAAACGCTGCCATTCTCTTCAGGTATGTCAgccacactaacacatacactaaTTTGCATGTGTCCAGAGTGTAGCTAAAGCGGAAAATTTACTTAATACGTAAAGGGAAAATAATGACGCACGTTATTTTAAGATCTCTACACAAAAGATATATTTTCTTGTCAAGATACCTGTGAAAATATTCTGcaaaatatatatcactttttaTTGGTTCAGtttcagtttttcctttttttcccaaacCATAAAACTGCTCAAATTTTAATCCTCAAGTAGCACAATGGGCCTATAATGTAAACGTAGTGTGTACAAAGATGAAATGCAGCAGGTCATCTCTTCGATCCTACTGCTTGAAGATGAGTGTATTCCGTCTCGAAACGTTAGAATTAACTGATTCCCTTACTAATGAcgatctttcatttttctttcctcttcctacttcctcccctccccccttccccaggaCCCCGAAGCTCCGCCTCATCACGAGCGTCATGTACCTGGACTACCTGGTGCTGGCCATGGTGTACTACGGCCTCTCCCTCAGCGGCGGGAACCTCAGCAGCGACCCCTTCGTGTACATGGTGCTCTCGGGCCTCATGGAGATCCCCGCGTACACCGGAGCCTACCCCTTGGTGGCGAAGTTCGGCCGAAGGATTCCCACGGTGATGTGCTGCTTCGTGAGCGGGGCGGCGCTGCTCGTGCTCACCGGGGTGCCGAAGGGTAAGGGGCGACGAGGATGCTGCAGCTCATGCTTTTTGTTGGATTCCTTTTGCTTGGTCTGATTAGCTTTATGCAGAAAGTtgctggttatatatataaatatataaatacatacatatatatatatatatatatacaaacatacatatgtatatatatatatatatatatatatatatatatatatatatatatacatacatacaaatttttatatatatatatatatatacatatatatatatatatatatatatatatatatatatatataaagagagagagagagagagagagagagagagagagagagagagagagagagagagagagagagagagagagagagagagagagagttagttacacataaacacatacacatatgaataaataacctctccaaaagggattcgaaccctcaccaccGTTGCAGGTAGGTTGCTGCACGACGAACGCGTTACCATTGAGCTACACGACTCACTaagaggagtgtgcaactagtagctatctagcttccatagacattacccatCTACTcgtacttgagtaaggatagtgaagttttacacacactccccatggacactcggtagatagtgatagagcagttcaaatctgaaattagaaatcctgaggtgtatttaatgaaagatggaacaaTGCACTACCACAATGATTTGATGAAGAAATAACCCCTCcaaaagggattcgaaccctcaccgccgttgcaggtAGGTAACTGCAAAGCGAACGCGCAACCATTGTCTATGGAAGCTATTTAGATTCTAGTTGCACACACCTTTTTAGTGTGTGTCGTGTATCTCTATGGTAGCGCGTTcgccttgcagttacctgccttaCTTACAAATGATGAGGGTTCGAATCCTTTTCggtgaggttatttattcatcatatcaatgcggtagtttTATTCCATCTCTCATTAAATCCACCTCAggatttctcattatctctccttcAATGGGATTAAACTAAATCATTTAATCCTCCAGGCTACTCCACCGTGATCGTGACCCTCGCTTTGGTGGGAAAGATGTCCATCACAGCTGCCTATCAGGTCGCCATCTTCTACTCCTCCGAGCTCTTCCCGACGGAGGTGCGGAGTCGAGGAGTTGGGACGTGTTTCATGCTCTCCAGGGTTGGCTCCATGGCCGCGCCTTTCATTACTGATTTCTTGGTAGGTTGGAGTGCCGGAGTTGGTGTTGCATTGGTGTTTTTCTACGtcgtttatatgtataattttattttactttcttttattttcttcttcctttcttttcttttttttgtcttctttataatccttttcttttatttttctgtttttgtcttctttattatccttttgttttctttttctgtttttgtcttctttatcctccttttgttttctttttatgtctttttttcgtttttttttcttcatcattatcatcatcttctccctccccttcccctcttttcttatttactagaagttgttttttgttatcgttcTTCTTATCTTACTATTTATGGCTGCCAGGGATCCGCCTACCCCGCGTCACCGTCCATAGTGTTCGGTGTGGCATCCCTGTTGGCTGGCACGGCGACGCTGGCCCTCCCGGAGACTCTCGGCGTGGCACTGCCTGACACCATCGCGCACCTGGAGGAGAGGAACATCGGTGCCAcgaacaggtgtgtgtgtatatgtgtatatatatatgtatatatgtacatatgtatatatatatttagatatatataaatgtgtgtgtatatatatatatatatatatatatatatatatatatatatatatatatatatatatatatatatatgcgtgcgtgtgtgtgtgtgtgtgtgtgtgtgtgtgtgtgtgtgtgtgtgtgtgtgtgtgtgtgtgtgtgtgtgtgtgtgtgtgtgtgtgtgtgtatgaaattgaAAACTGCCACAATTTCCCGGTTTAATTGACTTACGAATCGAGACATAAGTTGAACTCGAAAGACGTAATTCAATCGTCAAATTCGTAAGAGAGAAAAGCGTTTGAAGTACTAAATAGAAAATTACTCAATTTTAAGTTGAGTGTTGGCCAATGGGGGTTGGATGATCCTAACTCataagccttccccagactcttcgaccttgacctttCTCCTGAGACCTGGTTCAGATCTTGATCGTTCTGTCCCTCTACCGCTATATAAACCTGTcaaaattctctctttttattcgttttggtttattatttgtctgaagaggaactcgtgaagagttcgaaacgttacatttattttcagttcacataatggctgttttcattttcattattgtgtacacgttactgtgtttttgCCTGTgttcgtgcacacacaaacacacacacacacacacacacacacacacacacacacacacacacacacacacacacacacacacgcacacacaaatacacacacgtgtgtgtgtgtgtgagtatgtgtgtgtacgtgcatgtatatatacataaatgcatatatatatatatatgtatatatatatatacatatatacatatacatatatatatatatatatatatatatatatatatatatatatatatatatatatataaatgtatatacatatgtataaatatatttacaaatatatacatgtctatatatagtcatatatatacacatgcacacacacacacacatgtatatatatatatatatatatatatatatatatatatatatatatatatatatatacatacatatatatatatatatatatatatatatatatatatatatatatatacagatatacatatgtacatatgtatatgtataagtatatgtatatatataatatatgtgtgtgtatgtgtgtgtgtctgtgcgtgtgtgcgtgcgtgtgtgtatagagggatatatatagataaagacatatctatgtgtgtgtatatatgtgtgtatgtgtgtgggtatatatatgtatatatatatatatatatatatatatatatatatatatatatatatatatatatgaataaatgtatacatatgtatatatattatatatatgcatatatatatatatatatatatatatatatatatatatatatacatatacatatgtgtgtgtatatatatataaatatatatatatatatatatatatatatatatatatatatatatatatatatgtatgtatatatatatgcatacatgtatatatatgtatatgtatatgaataaatatgcgcgtgtgtctgtgtgtatgtgtatatatgtacatatataaatgtgtgtgtgtatattcatttatatacacacacacacacacacacacacacacacatatatatatatatatatatatatatatatatatatatatataattatatactacacatatatatgtatatatgtatctctctctctctctctctctctctctctctctatatatatatatatatatatatatatatatatatatatacatatatatatatagttatatatagttatatatgtatatatatatattcctaattaTTAAACTTGATTGCACTTAACACATTTTTTCTTTGGTCGGCAGTTGCTGCAAGTGGATGCGAGGACCaagtgaaaaggaagaacaaCAGGTAGCAAAATTATGTTCAGAAAAGTAAGAGGCAAAAATAAGATAGGAAACGAACACCCATATTTCATTATCAAGAGAAAGGAATAATTGTACGAATTTGAATCATGTGCTTGCAATTGCATTgttgaacatacatatatacataatgatgtatctatacacaaacacatccgtACTCATCATGACtgcgtatattcatgtgtgtatgtaggtaaatAAGTCACTGGGAAGAaattgatatacagatataattcCGTGTAATTTTATACACATGCCTTTATGaattacaaatacacaaacgcgcatacatgaacacacacacacatacatgcaggtatatgtatatatatatatatatatatatatatatatatatatatatatatatatatatatacatatatatatatatatacatatacatatatatatatatatatatatatatatatatatatatatatatatatatatatatatatatatatacgtgtgtgtatacatatgtatgtatgtgcgacacatatatcaatatctttacaCTCCATGTCTAAATAATtcgcatacatgtgcatacacatgaGAATAAAATATTTCCCtttatattcattgttttttaaTCAATTCCTGGAAGCTATCATGGTGTGGACCAGGGTTGTCCCTCTTGATGACCACATGTGTAAAAAGATATCAGGCCAATaagactttatgaagtcaaaaacgcctgaaaagccattaGAACTTTAACAATGTTGGATATTGTACACACTGAAAAACTGAAcgtgctattctaaaaatagcccgaaCTGGTATCctatacattaaataaaatacctttcattcattaatttaagtgcatggaggtattaataaaattatGTATACTTAATTctttcaagctgagtaaaaatacAGACCTTTGACTTAACTCCCACTGCGAGCTATTCCACTTgaaaatcattcatgcataaacataatcgcccactcttttcatccacagggctattttgatgattgttcaatgaaaatgtaACCATCAAAGTAATTATTTTCCACCCAGTTTGTAACTTGACAAgcccaaaatgatcgaccatattcacaaagtatccgtaacttttgtgacgtcattaaaatcagacgccatgacacaaaAGTTGCTATTGATTTAGCCTTCCCAATTCAAGTTGAAACCGCAGATCTGGTGAATATTCGAAATGAGGAATTCTGAAGCAATTTACTCCCTGCCAGAAAAGGTCAGAACTCCGGAAACATGAAAGAGTAGCAAGAGTTACGGGAGAAGATTGCGGGATCTGTAGCGAGTTTCAACGGTCGCGATTTGTTTTGATGCCGGGATTCCACTGGACAGAGCCGTTGGTTCTTTTCGCAGTGTGGACACCACGGATGGGTGGTTGGTTCCAGCTCACAGAAAATCGTTGGATTCCAGTAAAATTCATGGGTAGCCTG is part of the Penaeus vannamei isolate JL-2024 unplaced genomic scaffold, ASM4276789v1 unanchor118, whole genome shotgun sequence genome and encodes:
- the LOC113800931 gene encoding organic cation transporter protein, producing MINKLDDLLTHIGTGKWSYMHILPLCYSFWIDVMQAMNGAFMAPKLNFSCRPPAHAAGRSAPISALNESVLFNNVTQECTYSAEDPVTGGEVEEGKCTEWDFDNATFSSTVTSEFELVCGWEYLRALYTSIYMFGVFFGSPLNGFLADKYGRKPLVLIGALAFVFLATISTWLPNLSALLVARFLLGLLQPNTANTGYILAIEVAEPRYRTALGIMLFIPWAIGEMVLGGLAYLIRDWRTLQLTVSVIGVVMLPFFWFMDESPRWLAVRGDHDRAVKILQKAGKWNKVPLPPEDEVKALMRQELPPTKAKCEDRSMKTVVTSFFQNAAILFRTPKLRLITSVMYLDYLVLAMVYYGLSLSGGNLSSDPFVYMVLSGLMEIPAYTGAYPLVAKFGRRIPTVMCCFVSGAALLVLTGVPKGYSTVIVTLALVGKMSITAAYQVAIFYSSELFPTEVRSRGVGTCFMLSRVGSMAAPFITDFLGSAYPASPSIVFGVASLLAGTATLALPETLGVALPDTIAHLEERNIGATNSCCKWMRGPSEKEEQQVAKLCSEK